Sequence from the Methanobacterium alkalithermotolerans genome:
ATTGGAATGATAGGTATAAGGTTTGAAGATAATGATGAGTATGGGCCTACAGGAGAACCATTTAATGGTACCAATATTATTGGCCACATAGTGGAAGGATTATCTAATCTGGAGAAATTTAAAGAAGGGGATGTAGTCTATGTCAAAGAAGCAAAATCAGAATAAAATTCAGGAAGAACCTCAATGTGAAATAGAAGATGACATAGTAACCCGGATGATTATTCTTAGCCCTTCAGCCAACATTTCTCAAAGTGAACTGGTGCAGAAACTTCACATGCTGGAGCTTCCCCTTACCATAAAATCCACCTGCTATGGGGCCATGGTGCATGGCTCTAAAGAAGCTGTGGATCAGGCTATAGAAAAATCTCGTAAATGGGACCCCTTCCATATATTTACTAAAGACCGGGGATTTCCTCCAGGCGATCCTAGAAGATGCAGAGGCCATAGGGGAGCTGCTAGAGAGGGTTATCATCAGTTAGAAAAAGAATTCAATTTATTATGTTATGTTGGAGAGGCCTTAAAAAAGCCAGAAAAAGTTAAAATTGAAAAACCAGAGAAGGTTAGTGTTGATGAATTTAAAAAAATTGTCAATGAAAATTCTTCAAAAATTATAGATGAGGGTGAAAAATGAATATTACTCTATCTTCTACAGGTAAGGAATTAGCTGAAATAGGGCTGGCTATTCATCAGCTTGTAGATAAGCTGCCATTAACCATGAGAAGTAAAGAAGCTAAGGGCGTAAGAATTGAGGATGGAAAAGTACTGGATTATAATTATACCGGGCCAGCATTGGAAGAAGTTCTCAGCACCGGTGAAATTTTTAAAGGAACTCCTGATGTGGGCCCATATGCCGGCACACCTGTGGTGGTGGTTCCCCTTAAAGATGAAGGTCAGATAATCTGTGCCATAGGTTTGGTAGATGTAACTAAAGGATTATTTTCGGATATGGTTGAAATCTCAAGACGCCCGGAAGATGTTAAAAAAGATGATACCCGGGGGGAATTTTATTGAAAGTGGCTATTTTTCCTCCTAATTCTTTAATTTTAGCTGATTTGATTGAAAGAAGAGGACATGAACCCCTGGCTATAATGAAAGAAATCAGAAAAAAGGTAAAAGATGCGGAGATTGATTCACCCCCCATGAATATCACCGAAGAAGACCCTATAAAAGGACTTAAATATGCTGCTATTGAAGTTCCCTCTGGTGTTAGGGGTAGGATGTCTATTTTCGGGCCTTTAATTGATGAAGCCGAGGCAGCCATAATTATGGATGAAGCACCCTTTGGTTTTGGATGCATAGGTTGTGCCCGAACCAATGAACTTTCGGTTTATTATTTGAGAAAAAGAGGAATACCCACCCTGGAGTTAACTTATCCCACCACCCGTGAAGAGACCATGGAACTGGTAAATAAAATTAACACATTCTTAGATCAACTGGAGGAGAAAAATGGTTAAAATAGCCCAAATATCCTGTGGAACTGAGTACAGCGGTATTCAAAAAGAGATTGAAAAAGCTGCTGCTACTTTTGGTGCAGAGATAGTAATCCCTGAAACAGAAATCGATTACATTGACGAAGCTTATAAAAAATTTGGATTCAACTGTGCTAGTTCGGGAATTAGACTAATGATCGCCCGGGCCATGTCTATTGTAGAAGGTAAAAGTGATGCAGACGCTATATTCATTGCTACCTGTTTTAGATGTGCTGAAGGGGCACTGGTAAGAAATGAAATAAGAAGGTTTATCCAGGATAATACTCGCTTACCGGTAGTAACTTACTCTTTTACAGAGAGAACTAAAGCAGATGAATTATTTATCCGTATGGAGGCTTTATCTACTATTGTGGCACGTAAAAGTATTCTGGCCCGTGAAAAACAGGATGGTTTAACTTTAGGCATAGACTCTGGATCTACCACCACCAAGGTGGTTTTAATGGAGAATAATAAAATTTTAGGCACAGGATGGGTTCCCACCACTGATGTCATAGCTTCTGCCCAGGAAGGGACTGACCAGGCCATGGCCGATAGTGGGTACAAATTTGAAGATCTGGATGGAATTGGAGTAACTGGTTATGGTCGTATCACCATTGGTAAACATTTAAAAGCAGATTTAATACAGGAAGAATTAAGTGTTAATTCTAAAGGGGCAGTCTATCTGGCTGATCGCCAAAAAGGCGAGGCCACTGTTCTGGATATTGGGGGAATGGATAATAAGGTAATCACTGTTAATGATGGTATACCGGATAACTTCACCATGGGAGGTATCTGTGCCGGGGCATCGGGACGTTTCTTAGAAATAACTTCCCGCCGTTTAGGCATAGATGTTAGTGAACTTGGTCCTATGGCTCTTAAAGGTGATTATAAAAAAGGACTTCTAAATAGTTACTGTATAGTATTTGGTATACAGGATCTGGTGACTTCACTGGCTGCCGGGGGTAAACCGGAAGATGTAGCTGCTGCAGCATGTCATTCTGTTGCAGAACAGGTCTATGAACAACAACTACAGGAAATTGATGTGCGTGAACCAGTTATACAGGTTGGAGGAACTTCCCTTATTGAAGGGTTGGTGGCAGCCGTTAGTGATATACTGGGGGGTATGGATGTAATTGTCCCTGAAAATTCCCAGCACATCGGTGCAGTGGGGTCTGCTCTTCTGGTTTCTGGAATGGGCAGTCGACAGGAAAAACTATAGGCTTAAATATTTTAATGCAATGATATCAGGGGACAGGAAATGTTAGTAGATTGTTATGATTCTAAAGGTGCAGAAGTTTATGAAATGATTGTAAAACAGGTTTTTCAGGACCTCCAGCTATCCCGATCAGTTAAAGATATGCGTATTTATGTGGATCCTAGAGACCCCGTATTCATAATTGCCATAAAAGCCGATAGAACTACCAATCCTGTTTTAATTGAAGATTTAGCCACTTTTGAATATGATCCTGAGCTTGATAAAACTTCTATTCGAATAAAAGATGAGACCTATCTTCCAGATTTAATGGAGAAA
This genomic interval carries:
- a CDS encoding methanogenesis marker 6 protein, with product MSKKQNQNKIQEEPQCEIEDDIVTRMIILSPSANISQSELVQKLHMLELPLTIKSTCYGAMVHGSKEAVDQAIEKSRKWDPFHIFTKDRGFPPGDPRRCRGHRGAAREGYHQLEKEFNLLCYVGEALKKPEKVKIEKPEKVSVDEFKKIVNENSSKIIDEGEK
- a CDS encoding DUF2111 domain-containing protein, translated to MNITLSSTGKELAEIGLAIHQLVDKLPLTMRSKEAKGVRIEDGKVLDYNYTGPALEEVLSTGEIFKGTPDVGPYAGTPVVVVPLKDEGQIICAIGLVDVTKGLFSDMVEISRRPEDVKKDDTRGEFY
- a CDS encoding methanogenesis marker 15 protein, with the translated sequence MVKIAQISCGTEYSGIQKEIEKAAATFGAEIVIPETEIDYIDEAYKKFGFNCASSGIRLMIARAMSIVEGKSDADAIFIATCFRCAEGALVRNEIRRFIQDNTRLPVVTYSFTERTKADELFIRMEALSTIVARKSILAREKQDGLTLGIDSGSTTTKVVLMENNKILGTGWVPTTDVIASAQEGTDQAMADSGYKFEDLDGIGVTGYGRITIGKHLKADLIQEELSVNSKGAVYLADRQKGEATVLDIGGMDNKVITVNDGIPDNFTMGGICAGASGRFLEITSRRLGIDVSELGPMALKGDYKKGLLNSYCIVFGIQDLVTSLAAGGKPEDVAAAACHSVAEQVYEQQLQEIDVREPVIQVGGTSLIEGLVAAVSDILGGMDVIVPENSQHIGAVGSALLVSGMGSRQEKL
- a CDS encoding methanogenesis marker 5 protein — its product is MKVAIFPPNSLILADLIERRGHEPLAIMKEIRKKVKDAEIDSPPMNITEEDPIKGLKYAAIEVPSGVRGRMSIFGPLIDEAEAAIIMDEAPFGFGCIGCARTNELSVYYLRKRGIPTLELTYPTTREETMELVNKINTFLDQLEEKNG